The following are from one region of the Cyanobium gracile PCC 6307 genome:
- the petD gene encoding cytochrome b6-f complex subunit IV, whose protein sequence is MHILKKPDLTDPKLRAKLAKGMGHNYYGEPAWPNDLLYIFPVVILGTIACLVGLAVLDPAMLGDRADPFATPLEILPEWYLYPVFQILRVVPNKLLGIALQTMIPLGLMLIPFIESFNKFQNPFRRPVAMGAFLFGTVFTIYLGIGACLPIDKSLTLGLF, encoded by the coding sequence ATGCACATCCTCAAGAAGCCTGACCTCACCGATCCCAAGCTGCGGGCCAAGCTGGCCAAGGGCATGGGGCACAACTACTACGGTGAGCCGGCCTGGCCCAACGACCTGCTTTACATCTTCCCGGTGGTGATCCTCGGGACCATCGCTTGCCTGGTCGGCCTGGCCGTTCTCGATCCGGCGATGCTGGGTGATCGGGCCGACCCCTTCGCCACGCCGCTGGAGATTCTGCCCGAGTGGTACCTCTACCCGGTGTTCCAGATCCTGCGGGTCGTCCCCAACAAGCTGCTGGGCATCGCCCTGCAGACGATGATCCCCCTGGGTCTGATGCTGATCCCGTTCATCGAGAGCTTCAACAAGTTCCAGAACCCCTTCCGCCGCCCGGTGGCCATGGGTGCCTTCCTGTTCGGCACCGTCTTCACCATCTACCTGGGCATCGGCGCCTGTCTCCCGATCGACAAGTCCCTCACCCTGGGTTTGTTCTGA